The DNA region GACAATTAGAATAAAATTTCTTTGTGAAGATCTCGGCCAAATTATATAGGTATTCACATAATATGTTTGGTAACAGATTTGCGCATGACTCCACGAAAACCTGAAAGACAAAAATCCCAAGTAAGTGCGAATATTTTTTGGATTGtaaattaatatttatatataaaCTTATAGTTGCTTAAGTCATATGATCTCTCATGCAAGTGTAAAGAGAAAATGTTTCACTCTACCTCAGATTCAGAACAATAGAGCAGAATGAAATGCAAGACATGAACTTTTAAAATTCAGTAAACGGGAAATTGTAAGACAATATGTCCGGTTCCACTTTAATTTAAAAAAGTATGTCTACAATTAAGCTAACTATATATTATTGCTGGAAAGCATGTTGGTTGTTATACTTTAAATATGGGGAAAATATTATAGAGATAAAGAACTCACTTAACAGCCCCATATCCAATTGCCTCTGATGTTTTCTCAATCTCTTCTTCTGTCCATTCTTTAGCATTATCTGAATGAACATAGGATTTAGAAGGTTAAATGTCTAATGGATAATATCAGTTTCATAGACCTTAAACAAACAGAAACTTCACTTCATTAATCCTGGCTTGCACAAAGGAATAAAGAAGAATTGCAATAGGCAACTGGTGCTTTACCAGGTTCAAGAAGGGCAACTTTACAGCGCCTTTTAGCTTCATCAAGTAAATCAACCAGTCGAACAGTCTCGCTGCTGCGACTCCGAAATCGTTTTCCATCATCGCCAAGGACAAGACCAAAACCTACATGAGTGCATATTGGATATTCATTTGGATCCTTTGGAAGCCACCCTGCACGTCTAGAGGCCTGATAAATCAAAAGGGGTGTCAGATATTTAAACTCATTGGAACATTAGCAGTAGCACTGACAATATATCAGTCAATTGGGACATACCTTAAAACCATGTCAAAATGTTGCCACTGCCCAACATCTGTAAGATATATATTCCAATCAAGCTTTTCGACATTCAGACGATACCTACAAGATTCAAGTGACTAAGGTAAACCAGAACAGTTTATTTTCCACAGTAGATCTATTTCCTTGTTACTCATATAAAACTACATACAAACAGAAACATAATGACcaaatttttaaataaaaaagtaTATAGAATGCCTATAAATGCACAAACTCCAATAATTTTAGAATAACTAAAATAATTTTCTAGCGAAACTAAAAAAACGATGAGAACAGAAAATATTATCCCAATAGACCAATAAAAATTGCCATTTCAAGGTTGATAATTCATCTATCTAAAATTTATACAAATTGGCACTGAAAATGATACTAATTACTACAGTCAAACATAAACCCGGATAATTATTTCTGAACTCATACCTTAAAATCTTTATAATTAATAAAAAGTAGTAATGGAAGTGCTGAAATGATctcaaaaagaaaaaaactatTTTATGCTCAAAAGCCTTTTCACATACACGGTATAAAAGCAACAATGAAAATCAATTACTTATCTTATCAAGGCTATTTACTGTTTTATGAGAAAATGACAGCTTATATTACACCATTTTTAGCAAATGGTATAAGAAAACTATTACGAGGTATATTTCCATATGTTATCGAACCTGTAGATCTCCGATATCGGATTCATTAACGTCTTCTGGGTTCGGAAACTTCTCAAAGAGATATGCGATCAGCATTCCGAACTGCAAAACCAATGCATGGACTTTAAGCCATATGCGTCAATGCCATAATGAGATTCTACATGATAACTCAAGCAAATATATCCTAAATGAGCACTGTTAATTTGGTGGCAATTGAAATAGTTTAATATCTAAACTATTTTCATTAAGGCAGATACAGCAGCATCTTAACTGTAGAAAGTTACAGGTCTTCATTTAATTTGCAGGAATGCAACTCATTGGCGAAAGTAGTAAAAAACTTACATAAACCATTGGTCCCAAACACAACTAGAAGTTAAATGGTTATCGAAAGGAATCGCACAAAGCCATAAGGTTATGAATACCAAAAACCATACCCCAAAGACAAAAAGGTTAAGAATAAAAAAAAAACCTAGCTTTGACATTACATAGAAATAAATTAGTCACAACAAATAGCATAAAAATTCAACGATGGTTTAAACATAAATATATCAAAACATCATGCACAAAATAGCATTAGTTTAATTTAGAGACTAAATCTACCTGAATGCCCCAGTCACCGATATGATTTCGGCTGATAAGTTCTTCTGCCTTGCAATATTCCAGCATCCGTGCCAATGTGTCCCCAATAATTGTTGACCTCAAGTTACCAACATGCATTTCCTTTGCTATATTGGGAGAGGAAAAGTCAACCAGAACCCTCTTGATCGGAAGTTGAGGTACCCAGGAATCAATACCTTTAGTAAAACACTAAGCGGCTGTTTGAATAACCAGCTTAATTAAGGGCTTATGGTTTCCATAACTATTAGCTATCCAGGAGAGTTTATGGAAGTCAGAGTTGTTTCCATAAGCTCTCTAAAATAGTCTCACAAGTGCTTATCCAAACAGACCCTAACTAAATCCATTACACATATCTAAACTCACCATTAATAATCAGCATGTTTTACACCATTTTTAGCAACACATGCATCAAGTAAGGGCACACATCGGGTTCACTAGGCACAGTTACTTTCAGAGATTCTGCATACAGATTCGCCAATTTCTTTCTGACACTAGCAGGACAATCTAGTTCCTATATCCAAACACAAAAActaacatcatcatttcattaCTCAAAAATAAGAATAGTAAACAATAAAACAATCCAAACCCagaaatagaaaaataataaatttaatttaCTTATTACATCATCAGTTTGGGAATTTGTGAATTGATGAACTTACAATGAACATGGTGGGAATGGATTGTGTTTGACTTAATCAAAACACTCACGAGAAGCAACGTTCGGTGAATCTGTGAGAGGTATGCACGTAAATTTGATTATAGAAACgtttaataaatataaatttataGATAGTCTTAAACAAGGTAAAAAGAAACTTAATATATGTTTTAATCATTTAACTTAATTTAACGTTATATTTTAATTCTTAACTTAAAAAAGTTACAGACTTATTAATTCTCTAAGAAAGGATGGCTGGGTCCAAAACaggaaaaaaaaaaaaaactatcAAAATTAACTTTGGAAGTGACGCTCCTACAACATTAGAATGACTAAGTGTCTAATAATTTCTCAATAATCTTTACAAAATCTCAAATCATTATCACTACTAACTCCTACTTAGCCTGTATAATGGTTGGCTTAAGTGTGAGATATTTTAACCTCTTAAATCCTCTTTATAAACCATTGAATACGATCGAATACGATCTAATAAGGAAAAGTTTTTCATGTCCAAAGTATTTCTTCCTTCGTCTTATAACCAGTTATCTATTTGACAATTTCACACAAATTaagaaaaatgaataaatgaaaaaatgagaatgatatttttactaaagTATCTTATCATGTATTAGGAGTGgtgaaaataatattaattagaATGTAAAATTAGAAaaaatgcattggaaattgaAATAGATCATTCATCTTAGGAcactattttattttaaattagTCACTCATCGTGGAAACGGATGGAATATCTAATTTTACCATGATTTCAGTTGTAAATCTACTTTTGATAAACTCATCTTCATAGCAAGCTTAAGTCTTTCATATACTCTTCTCCCTAAAGTTTCGCCGTCACCACACTTGAATATCACTACTTAACAACAAAACATAAGTAATATCTTGCCTTCTCAAATTTATAATTAGCATGTTCTCATAATTTGTTGAGTCATATTTTTATAATGGATGATGCATATTATTAGTCTATATTTATGATTCTACACTTTCACATGGATATCACAGCGTTGAGTACATCAATCAGACATAACGGTATTTTACCAGTTAGTATGATAAAGATAGATAAAAACCTGAAATATCGCAACACATCAGTCATGTGTTAGGTACGAGTTCGTACTTGAGTTTACCGTCGATGATTGATAGAAGTAAAAAGGCGATTTTTGATTTTATCAAGGATTGCATTTGAAAAAGAATAAATTCTTAGAGAGGTAGATCATTGTCTAAAATACGAAAAAAGGTGATGATAAAATCAATTTTGGAATCTATTTAGTCTTACATTATGAGTGTGTATCTTGTTTCAGATGCGATGGTGAATGATATTAAGAAGATGTTGAATTCGTTCTGGTGGGGTGGTGGTAGTAATAATAAAGAAATTAGGTGGTTGGCTTGGGATAAGTTAACTTGTACGAAGAATGAATGAGCAAACCTTGACTAAGAGGGAATGAGAAGGGTGTTTGGATGGTCCTAAGGGCAATGTGTGTACGATCTTTATGTTAAAAACCTCATGATGTCTAATGCTAAACAATAGGTAAACAATAGGATATACAAGCAATAAATTCTTTGTTTGATCATACAGTGGCTGGTTGAAGATATCTCAAAGATCCTGTTGGTGGAGGATGTGTTAGAAAATGGTCTTATTTGACCAAAGGAACAAAACGGAGTGTACAATGCCAAGTCTGGGTATTGAAGATATCTCAAAGATCCTGTTGGTGGAGGATGTGTTAGAAAATGGTCTTATTTGACCAGAGGAACAAAATGCAGTGTACAATGCCAAGTTTGGGTATTGATTGTGGAGAAACAGAAGGGTGGATGAGAATTGAGAAAATATTTGGAGTATTACTGCATTTCCATGGAGAATTTGTAAGGGCTACATACCACCTCGGTTTAGGCTTCGTCAATATTATGTACACTACTACAATTAAGTGTTGGCGGACAACAAGTTTATCATCTATAATTGATTAATTCACGGGTACATGTCCCTCTCTGAAGCACCGATACTGCTTTTCTGAAGAAGTACCAGTACCCGGTACTTGACCGGTATTGGTACACGTACTGTACACGTATTGTACGTACCCTAAC from Lathyrus oleraceus cultivar Zhongwan6 chromosome 1, CAAS_Psat_ZW6_1.0, whole genome shotgun sequence includes:
- the LOC127092930 gene encoding arginine--tRNA ligase, chloroplastic/mitochondrial; amino-acid sequence: MFIELDCPASVRKKLANLYAESLKVTVPSEPDVCPYLMHVLLKMVYRLNVEKLDWNIYLTDVGQWQHFDMASRRAGWLPKDPNEYPICTHVGFGLVLGDDGKRFRSRSSETVRLVDLLDEAKRRCKVALLEPDNAKEWTEEEIEKTSEAIGYGAVKFSWSHAQICYQTYYVNTYIIWPRSSQRNFILIVRLLGRLRKLADFCYVK